CATTAGTATTACCTTTAGTGGTGCAAGGTGTGCAAATCAATTCTTGGGATATTGGCAAACCTTTGTTATTGATGATGATTAGCCCGTTAGTCATTGGACTATTTATCAAAGCCAAATTTGCTGCGATCGCTCCTGTTATCCAGCCTATTTTCTTCAAGTTATCTAGTAGTGGATTATTGTTGGGTTTAGTCGTGAGATTAATAATTCACACCAACGATATTATTGGTTTATTAAAAACAGGCGCAATCTTTGTTTGTGCGGTATTTATTATCTTTTCCTTTAGCGTTGGTTATCTTTTAGGCGGGCCTGGCGTTGATACTCAAAGAGTGTTAGGGGTCGGAACAGCGCAACGCAATTTTGCCGCAGCATTATTAGTAGGGACAAGTAATTTTGACGACCCCAACGTGGTGAGCATCATTATGGTGACGAGTATATTAATGATGATGACAGTTTTGATTGTCGGGCCAAAGTTTATCGAATTAGACCAAGCACAGGATGGAGACATCAAACAGTTAGAGATATCAGGATAAATGTATTTTATTTAACAATCAAAGATCAAGAATATGCAAATAAAATTTTACTTTAAAATTGATTTTTAATAAAATTAATTAATAGAAATAGTCTTATATTTTAGAAAAATCCTTGGCGATCGCTCTTCAAAAGCAAAGGATAAATAATTATAAACTTATGATAAAATGCTAAATTTGAGGCAAAAATATGGGTAAAAATCAATTCGAGCTTGTGATTTTTGATTGTGATGGAGTTTTGGTTGATAGCGAACCAATCATTAATCGCGTTTTTGCAGAAACGCTCACTGAAGCTGGCTTTCCTATCACCTATGCAGAAGTAACTCAAAAATTTATTGGCAAGTCCTTAAAAACCTGTTTAGAGATTATCGAGACATCTTACAACAAACCATTGCCCAAAAACTTTATGGAACTTTGTAAAGAGCGAGAAATGGCTCCCTTAGAGAAAGAACTAAAACCAGTTCCAGGTATTATCGAAGTATTGGAGCAGATTACATTACCCAAATGTGTGGCATCAAATAGTAGCCATCGTCATATTCAAATGGTATTGAAATTAACGGGGCTTCTACATAAATTTGATGGCAAAATATATAGCGTTAATGATGTTTCACGCCCCAAACCTTTTCCGGATGTGTATCTCTATGCAGCCGAGCAAATGAATACTAATCCAGAATATTGTGCTGTAATTGAAGATTCTGTACCGGGCGTACAAGCAGCATCCGCAGCAGGAATGACTGTTTTTGGCTATGCCCATCACAGCGATGTCTCACGACAAGCCGCTGCGCGTCTACGCACTGCTCTTTTTGAGGCTGGAGCTAAGATAGTTTTTAACGATATGGGGCAGCTATCTCAACTCCTTTAGCTATTAAGCAACAAAGAATACAGTCTATTTTTTTGATTTTAAAATTTTCAGAGATTTTTTTTAATATAACTAGGTTTATCGATAAATTTAGTTAAATAAACAGGCTATAATATTTAGTCATTAGCTATTACAAAATCAGCTTTACCTTCAAACGCACTATTTGATAGGGCTGTAAGACAATTTAATACCTTTTAGCCCTATCTTTATAAAAAATCTCAGCAAATTTGCAACCGCTGAGTTTAGTTATTAATGTACTAGGTTTGCCTTACCACTTTTGATCGGGAACCCAGTTGTATTTTTTATCTTTGACATCGATTTTTTTGGGAATAACTTTGAGTTCGTAGAAGCTATCTGCCATATTTTGTAAGCCTGAGAGAACTTCATCAGTTACAGGTAATACTTTGCGATCGCCTCCGCGCTCCTCTACGATGTTCATTGTTGCTAAATCAACTTTGTAGAGTTTGGAAAGTAGTTTAGCTGAATCTTTGTAGTTACTTTTAGCCCAACTACCGGCTTTTTCCAATTCTTGCAAAATTATTTTCACAATATCTGGATGATCGCGGACAAAATCTGGACCAGCGTAATAAAATCCTGGGCTTTCTACAGCAGCTTTTTCGCCAAATACTGTAGTATTATCTGCCAACAAACGAGTACGCAGCTTACGTTCCGCCTCAGCAGTATAAGGGTCCCAGATTACCCATGCATCGAAATCGCCACGTTCAAAGGCTGGTAAAGCTTCAGCTGGTGTGAGATAGACAGGTTGAATATCTGTGTATTTCAAACCGACTTTTTCTAAAGCACGCACGATCATGTATTGCGAACTTGCACCTTTAGCAAAAGCGACTTTCTTACCTTTTAAATCAGCAAGAGTTTTAAGCGGTGAATTTTCTTTCACTAGGATGGCGGAACTTCTAGTACTACTTGTACTTGCAGCCACTCGCACAAAAGGTTTGTCAGCAGCTTGAGCAAAGACACTTCCCGTACCACCACCACCACCGAAAACAATTGCACCAACACCCATCCCTTCAAGTAAAGGTGCAGTCGAAGAAAATTCATTCCAGGTGACAGAAATACCTTGAGGTTGCAAACGCTTCTCTAGGCTACCTTGGGCTTTAAGGATATTCAGCAGCGCCATCCCTTTTTGATGCCCCATTTTCAACACTGTTAACTTGCTGGCTTGGGGTTTTTCTGCTGGTGCATTTGCTGAATTACTGGGGGCGCAAGATGCGATCGCAAAACTCAAGCCCAAACCGATGAAAAATAATAATGCAAATGAGCGAATTCCCGGTTGCTGAAAAGATTTCAACAACCTCCTCTGATTTATCCAACTAAAAAACTGATGTGGCCATTTCTTGAACATATATATTCCTTTGCTGACTGGCATATTGTGTGTATTTATTTATCGTTTTCTTAATTTTATTTGTTTAAAAAAATTATTAAAATATCAAGCTGTTTCTTGAGGTTATTAATATTAGGAAAATGATACTAATGATTCATCTGATAATTCTTGATTGAACTAACGTGAATCACTAGTTTCCATGTCACGTACTTTGGTTGAAGCGGAAAAATAAATGCTGAGTAAGTTGGTACGTTTACTCCCCTACATTCAAATTTCTTAATTTAGATGGGGGAATAATGCTTACTTTCTATTTAATAGAAGTAAGTTGAGGATTAGGAATATCTAGCAAGTAGGAAAGTACTTCTTTGCGCCATGCATCATATATTGGTTCAATACCTTGGCTATTAGAACCATTAAAGTTTTCTGCATCTTGCCAGCGTTGTTTGATATAAGCAGCACGTCGCTTTTGAATTTCTTCATCTAATTCTAATAATTGTGCAGCTAATTCAGCACGTTCATTAGACGAAGCTCGCTCAAATTTCTTACGCCACCAATTAGCAATTGTCACTCGATGAATTGCTTCATCATCACTAAATCTTTCGCTACTTTGTTGGGCTAATACTGCATCACCAATTGTTGATGTCAGCTTATTAAACCAAACTTGGGGCAAAATATGATGCTCATAATGCAGTTCCCAAGCAATAAATCCTAGCCAGTTACGATAGGGTACATCTTCGAGAAATTCCCAATGGCGTTCGGCTTCTTTACGAATATCGTCAATCGGATCGCGTCCAGTTAGAGCAATGACTCTTTCCCGAAAAGCGATCGCATGTGCGCCGTCGTCACCAATTTGTCTACTCAAAATTAAATGCAAATCTGGGTCGGGAATCAATAAGATTGCTTTACTTGCAGCTTGCACAATAGACAAATCGTGACCACCAGTAGCAGCCCAATATTTATAGAAATGCTCTTTTTCTGCTTCTGTAACTGGCGGACGGCTGGGATGTTCGCGAGTTAATGGTACGTGTGGCGCGTGCTGACTAAAGAGTTTTTCCAGGTTTTCTGTTTCAAACTCTACACTCCAGCTTCGAGTTAAAGTTGCAGCCATAATAGGTTCCTTGAGATATTTTAGATTCCGTCCTAATCGTCAATGCTGACAAGTTTGGGTAACTGAGAAACTGGAATATCGAAGAAGTAAGACAATACCTCTTGTCGCCAAGTATCATAAATTACACCTGTTCCCTCAACTTCAATCCCTAGCGCCCGACGGCTAACTTTTTCATGCTCTTTTAAATAGGGATTGCGACGGCGTTGGACTTCTTCGTCTGCTTCGATTACCTGGGCTGCTAACTCAGCTTTTTCTGTTGGCGAAGCTTTGTCAAATTTACGTAACCACCACTCTGCAACACCTGCACGGTGAAATGTTTCATCTGGGATGATTCTCGCTGTCGCAAAGCTAGAGGATTCTGGATCGTACAGCCTTGATAAACGGCGATTTAATGAGCCAATGGCAACAATATGATGTTCATAATGCAGTTCAAAAGCTAAAAAGCCTAACCAGCCTCGTCGGGGTATATCTCCCATAAAATCCCAATGCTTTTGCACTTGCTTTTGAATATCGTCAATAGGATCGTGACCAAATAATGCTTCTACACGGCGACGAGTATTTTCTGCATGTGCGCCATCATCACCTAATTGGCGACTTAAAAATAACTGCAATTCTGGATCGGGAATTTTATCGATAACGTTGGCGACAACTTGCACAATAAATAAATCATGGGCTGCACCACCAACGCGGAAATGGTAGAAATTTTCTAGTTCTTCGGCTGTAGCGATCGCTTTTGGCTCTTGCAAGCGCTTTTTCGGAATATGTGGTGCGTGTTTATCAATTAACCTATCAATTGTTTCATTTTCAAATTCAATTGTCCAAGCTGGACGAGTGATAATAGCAGTCATATTTTGCTCCTGTGTGTGAGTTGTTCACTGATGTAAAAGAGAGCCGATTAATCTGCCAATCTTGAATTTTTGTGACGCGAATTTATCAGTTGTAATTTCGCGTCTGTTCTTTGTCTGTTCGTGAAATTTAATGATGTGTTGCGCTATCTAAAATTTGTTGTCATCCACACATTTTTTGCAACTGTGAGATGGTCTTTGGCTCATAATTAGCTAGGGTTTAAGAAAATGGTGAGCCTAGTTGCTGAAATTGGCAATTTAATTCCTATAGCTAGGCTCAGACAAATTGAGAACCTTGGTAACCAGTCTGTGACAGTTAATCTTGAATTTTTCAAGCCACAAAATACGGTAAATTGACCAATAAACCGTAGTTTATAAATATGAGATTTGCATATATGGCGATAAAAAACAAGGGGTACTATTCTTAAGCTTGCTTCTTGAGGTGAACTGTGGTAGGTTCATATTGCACAAAATACAGTAGCTCGACTGATTTACCGTAGTTTAATAAAAAATGTTACTAACCTAGTTTAAAGAGTTGCTGTGCTAGATAATTTCCCACCTAAGTTTGGGTAAATAGTGATGAGCCAGAAGATTTGATTAACTCTGTGCGATCGCGTCTGTTAAAACATCTCACCAAATAATTCTGCTACTAGTTTGACGGTGTAGTCATCTGAATTGTCACGCCTAATATATCAGGCTGTTTCATGGCTGTATTTATTAAATAATCTTCTATTCATTAGGAATCGAGAATCATGGTGCAAACTTCCATCGTCCGCAATGGTACTCTCGTTAAACCACCAACCTTTACCTCCACAGAAGCAGAACGTCGTCATCGCAAAGAACGGTTAGCAGCAGCTTTACGTATTTTTGCCCATTTAGGTTTTGCTCAAGGATTAGGAGGACACATCACAGCCCGCGATCCGGAACTTACCGATCATTTTTGGGTTAATCCTTTTGGGATTCATTTCAGCCGCGTGCGCGTTTCTGATTTAATCTTGGTGAATGCTCAAGGTGAAGTTGTTCAAGGTAATGGCGCACTCAATCAAGCAGCATACGCTATTCACTCCCAAATTCACGAAGCCCGCCCAGATGTAGTAGCGGCGGCTCATGCTCATTCCTTCTATGGCAAAACTTGGTCAGCACTAGGTCGCTTAATCGATCCAATTACCCAAGATTCTGCTGTTTTCTACCAAGATCATGCTTTATTTGATGATTACAAAGGCATTGTGTTGGATACCAGCGAAGGAAAACGCATTGCTGAAGGATTAGGTAATAAAAAAGCGGCAATTCTCCGCAATCATGGATTATTAACCGTAGGACATACTGTAGACGAGGCGGCTTGGTGGTTCATCCGGCTAGAAGATGCGACTAAATCCCAGTTGCTAGCTGAATCCGTAGGTAAACCAATTCCTATTGAGCATGATCTGGCTTTGAGTATTCAACAACGCAATGGTACTCACGAATCAGGTTGGCGTGCATTCCAATATTTATGGGATGAAATTACCCGCGATCAACCAGATTTGTTGGATTGATTGGTAACACTACAAGTTTGGTTTGGGGAAAAGGTGTACCCCTGCGGGGAAGCAAGCTACGCGTAGCGTCTCCGCAGGAGAAAGGTTAAAGATTAAAGGTTTTTTCCCTTTCCCTTTTCCCCTTAACCGAAAGTATTGAGATTGATGGCGATTGAGAATTAGGGGCGCATTTTCAGGAGAATTTATCATGCCAGTTGAGTTTATTGGGTTAATCCGCACCAAACCTGCTTCGGAGTTAAATAGTGTGCCAGGTAGCTTGGCCGATGATATTATTGACCCCGCCTATGTGCGTGAGTTTGCCCAAGCTCATGAAAAAGGCGATTTTGATAAAGTACTAATCGGCTATAGCTCTAGTAGTCCTGATGGTTTTACCGTGGCTACCCATGCAGCTGCATTTACTGAGCGCTTAGGCTTTTTGATTGCTCATCGTCCAGGCTTTGTTGCACCAACTTTAGCAGCACGCAAAGCAGCTACCCTCGACCATTTCACCAATGGTCGGATTGCGGTACATATTATCACTGGCGGTAGTGATGCAGACCAGCAAAGAGATGGTGACTGGCTTGATCATGACAATCGCTATCGTCGTACAGATGAGTATTTAGAAATTGTCCGTCGTGTTTGGACAAGCGATACACCCTTCGATTACGAAGGAGAATTCTATCGTGTTAAAGATGCTTTCTCTGCTATCAAACCACTGCAAAAGCCTCATATTCCCCTTTACTTTGGCGGTGCATCCGGCCCAGCCGTAGAAGTAGGAGCCAAGCATAGTAATGTTTATGCATTGTGGGGTGAGCCTATAGCCGCAGTGAAAGAACGGATTGCTCAAGTTAAAGCTGCTTTACCTCCCGATCGCTCTATTCGCTTTAGTGTATCTCTGCGTCCTATTCTGGGTGTGACAGAAGAACAGGCTTGGGAAAGAGCCAGAAATATTTTAGGGCGAATTCAAGAACAACGGGGAGGTGTGAAAGTCGCGCCCCCAGCTAGACCACAGGCGGTAGGTTCGCAACGGTTACTGGATTTTGCAGCTAAAAGCGAGATTTATGATAAGCGTTTATGGACACCGATCGCAGCCGCTACTGGTGCCGCAGGTAACACAACTGCATTAGTGGGAACACCGGAACAAGTTGCAGAAGCTTTAGTTGATTACTATGACGCAGGTGTCACTACATTACTAATTCGGGGCTTCGATCCGCTACAAGATGCTATTGATTACGGACGGGAAGTCATTCCTTTAGTACGTGCAGAAGTAGCAAAACGAGAACGTCAAGCTGTTGGAGTTGGGAGATAAAAATTATGGTACAAACATCTACATCTACAAGAACTATTGAATTAATTACAGCTGATACTGCATTAGCAGCAGTCAAAGCAGGTTTAAAAGAAAGCCAAAATCTAGGCGCTAATGTATCGATAGCTGTTTACAACTCACTTTTAACTTTGGTAGCCTTTGCACATGGTGATGGCGCACCGCCTCACAGCGTAGAGACTAGCAAACGCAAAGCCCAAACAGCAGCTTCGATTCGTCGCCCTACAGGAAACTTTGCCGATCATCTGGCTGTGGCGTTACCTCTAGCTTCGGGGAATTTATTAACGAATCTCGGTGGAGGTTTACCTATTCGCTTTGGTGGTGTCCATGTAGGAGCCATTGGTGTTGGTGGCGGTACTGTTGAACAAGATATTGCGATCGCCAAAGCCGCGTTAAGTGCGATCGGTGCAGAACCAATAGATTAGTTATCTACCCCATTTGAGCGATGATTCTTAGCCATTACCCTGGTTCCATTGTCGGAAGCGATCGCTTTTTGGCTCCGACAGATTTCCCCGACAGCCCCCTCTCCCAAGCGTTGCAACAGCCTGTATTGTTGGGGTTATTTCTCCCCATCCAAGCAGGCGGTTGGAGTGCTTCCAGATTACCACGCACTACTGATTGGAGCTTTGAATACAACAAGGATCTGGTGCTAAAAACTGAGGCGCTGGGCTTTGATTTAGTCTTTGCACTATCACAATGGTTACCCAAAGGCGGCTATGGTGGTGTGTTCAATGGTCAAGCACTGGACTCTTTTGTGACTACAGCTGCACTCACCAGCGTGACACAGAAGATTATGCTGATCTCCACTATTCATGTATTGTACGGGCCGATTCATCCCTTACACTTAGCTAAATATGGCGCAACACTCGACCATATATCAGGGGGGCGCTGGGGTATTAACGTGGTGACTGGACACCGCGCTGTTGAACATGAAATGTTTGGTTGGAATCGGATTGAGCATGACCATCGTTATGAACTTGCAGCTGAGTTTATCGAAGTACTGCAACGTTTATGGGGTGATAACGAGAATTTCTCATTTGAGGGTAAGTCTTCGTGGAAACTCAATGGTGCTTATGTTACGCCTAAGCCGAAATATGGCCGTCCGGTGCTAGTCAATGCGACAGGCTCAGATGCGGGTATTTCCTTTGCTGCACGTTATTCTGATATTGTGTTTATTACTAGCCCCGCAGGTTCAGATTTTGAGAGTGCCATTGAAGCGTTACCCCCACATACTAAAAGAGTAAAGCAAGCTGCACGGGATATCGGGCGCGAAGTGCGGACACTCCTCAACCCAATGGTAATTAGCCGGGAAACTGAGCGCGAAACTTGGGAATATCACGATGCGATAGTCGCTCATGCTGACCCAGCAGCACCTTTAGGCTTTAGCAGATTTGATAGTGACGCACACGCTTGGAAAGGTCGCGTCGGTAGAGACGAACCAAAGCGTCGGGCTATTGGTGGTAACATCGAGGTCATTGGTACACCTGAGCAGGTAGTCGAGCAGTTTGTCCAGTTGAAAGAGGCTGGTATTGATGGCTTGCAGTTAAGCTTTTATGACTTTAAGCCTGATTTGGAATTTTTTGGCGATCGCATCCTCCCGCTCATGAAACAGGCAGGTCTCAGGTTATAAATTACCTATAAATTGACATTTACAACTGAAAATTTTACCTTGATTATCCTCATAGAAGTTAGTAATTTTTTTACTAGCCAATCAGGATGTTAATTGAATAATTATTTTTCTATTTAGTTTTTATAGAAAAATAATTGTCAAATTTTTACCATGTTTCTAAATGCTAAATAGAATTGATGATTTAAGCAAAAATATCTTGATTTTGATTAGTATATATGCAATTATAATTTTTAATACCATTAAATCTACTCGCTCATGGTAGTTAAATTACCTTCCAATTTAACTACCATCTTATTTAATGAATTGTCTTATAAACTTAATTGATAAATGATTAATCTGGCGTAAATAACAGCTTTTTATGCCTCATCTTTAATGAAAATATTTGCAAATTATTTTAACAAATAAAATAATTTCCTTAATATTACTTTACCACGGATAGTTATCCTGGAATTACTTTTGCGGAATCTTGACTGTAAAAGTAGTTCCCATACCTACCTCACTTTCTACAGAAATTTTTCCCTGATGCAATTCCACACACTTTTTAACTACAGCTAGTCCTAGTCCAGTCCCAACAATTTTACCCACATTCTCTGCACGATGAAAAGGTTCAAATAAATGCTGCTGAAAATCTGATGGTATACCTATACCAGAATCTTTAACTTGAAAAATGATTGTGTCTGATTCACAAATAAGGATTAACAATATATCTGCTTCTGCTGGCGAGTATTTGATGGCATTCGCAAGCAAATTACTGAGAATTGAGTACAGCAAATTCTCATCTAACTGAGCATGGGTACAGTTATTTTTTGTAATAAATTTAATTGGATGTTGTGGTTGATTACAAAATTGAATATCTTCAATTAAGTTAAGACAAAAGGCTTCTAAATCTAAAAGTTCTGAATGAAATTCTAGCTTACCAGCTTCTGCCCTAGTCAGAGTCAGAATATCGGTTAACAATTGGTTCATTGACCGAGCTGAAGATTGAATCCGATGTAAATTTTTAACTTTCTTTTCTTCTGTCCACTGCCGATCGCTTTGAGCTAATAATTGAGCCGAACCTAAAATAATACTCAAAGGGGTGCGAAATTCATGGGAAACCATTGAAAAAAAGCGCAGTTTCAGTTCGCTGAGTTCTTTTTCTTGAGCTAATGTCCGTTGCAAAGCTTCTGCTTTTTGACGCTTCACCAATTGTTGATAAAGCAAAGCGTAAACAGCCAACAAAATGGCAAAACTCAGGACTGTACCCAGGAATTCAATTAACATTCTGTTATGAATATTTTTCTGGGAATGTTTCACAGATATTTCTAGTAACTGTTCTTCTCTTGCTTGCAACTGAATCAGAGTTTGGCGAATTTCACCACGAGTTTGGTTAATTTTCGTAGCTTGCAGCGCAACGGTTGATTTGCCTAATTCCTGACGTTTAAGCGACTGTTGAGAAAGTTCTACTCTTTGAGCAATTAAGACTTTCAGCTTCATGAGTTGTTGCTGTTGAGAAGTATCATCAGCAAGTTGTTGTTGCAAATTTGTGACTTTGGCATCAAGACTTTGCATTGCCTGTTCATAACGTTTGAGTTCCGATCGCTCTCCAAACAGAATATACCCTCTACGTCCTGCTTCAGCATCGGTCAAGGTAGCAAAGATATCGATCAGGCTTTTCATTACTTCATGTGTATGCTTTACTTTATTGCTACTTGCAATTAACTGAGTAGCATTTTGGTAAGAAATCAAACTAACTATCCCCATGAGTAGCAAAGATAAACCAAAACCAGAAGCAATCCATTTCCTTTCCAGCGACCATTTCATAATGCTACCTTTAAATTCCCCTATTTTTACCCGATATCTGCCCCTTATTTATACAATTTACTGTTAGGCTAAAAATTGAATTAACCTCTTGTACACTATACATTCTTCAAACTATTTTAATTATTTAGTTTGGAGAATTTTAATTTTTCAGAACCTACGCAACTGGCACAGTGAGACTCTGGTGGCAATAAGAGTCAAGAGTTAAGGGTCAAAAAAATAGGTTTTTTGGACTTTTGAAATTTGACTCTGAACAAACCTAAACAAAGAAAATATGACACTTGTGTAAGTCATATTTTTAAATATTACAGGTTGTATAAGTTTCTGAGACAAATCCTCTATATTTAATATCTATTCGATAATTACCCGATTTCTAACCGATTTCTACCCAATTTTTTGATATATAAGCTGTAAAGTTAAACATAAAGAAAAACTCCTAAGACTATTTTATTGTTTGCTACACTCTTATGTCTCATTTTCCAGTTAATATTGCTAACCTTTTACGCGCCAAAATTTAGTTCTACTGGTGGTTATCAAAGAGGTGCTTATATAACCAGTTTCTTGAGGATATTACCAGCACAATCACCTCATTATGTAGTTTTAGCATTGGTAGATGAAGCCCAAGGCGCAAATGCTGATGGTGGTACTGTTGGTGCACCAATTGTAAAATCTGCGATCGAAGCATTAATTCCAGTTAAGCAGATTCCGCCTAGTCAACTATTCCATTAGATATATGACATTGGGAATATTGCTTTGGCGATCGCTCTTAATTTATCTTAAAACTTAGGACGCTAAATTATTTTGTCACGCAACTACCAACAATAAGGAAATTAAAATTTTCAATAACTAATTCCTTAATTCAATTATTTATAAATCAACTTGGTATTATCCAAGTTTTTATTTGGGTTACATTTACAAGTGAGGAAGTGAAATTACTATGTCTTCGTCTAAAATTCTTGATAAGAATCCATCACAAATTCAAACTTTACCCAGTGTTGAATTTTGGAAAGAAGTCGGTCAAGTAACTGGTGGTACGCTCCTATCAATTATGTTGTTATCAACTGCTGCTATATCTGGCGGCTTAGTTGGTTTAGCTATTAGTTTTCGAGATTTACCAGATGTGAGGCAATTACGCAACTTTTTTCCCACAGAAACAACTTATATTTATGATATTCAAGGCAAGCTTTTAGCACGCATACACGGTGAAGCCAATCGACAAGTAGTGCCTTTAGATGCAATTTCTCCCAATTTAAAACGAGCTGTATTAGCTAGCGAAGATAGTAATTTCTTCGAGCATCATGGTATTAATCCTGTGGGGATTGGACGTGCTGCAATAACTAACTTCGTAGCTGGTGGTGTCCGAGAAGGTGGTTCGACAATCACCATGCAGTTAGTAAAAAATCTATTTTTATCCCAGAAGCGTGCTGTTACCAGAAAAATTGCCGAAGCAGTATTAGCAATTAGGTTAGAGCAAGTTATTAATAAAGACCAAATTTTAGAGATGTATCTCAACCAAGTTTACTGGGGACACAATAATTATGGTGTACAAACAGCCGCACGCACTTACTTTAACAAATCAGCCGCAAATTTGACTCTGGCTGAATCAGCAATGATGGCAGGTTTAATTCCAGCGCCAGAAGAATATAGCCCGTTTGTGAATATGAAATTGGCTAAACAAAAACAGAAAGAAGTACTGGGGCGGATGTTGGAATTAAATTGGATTAGCCAGCAAGAATATAATGATGCTCTCAATCAAAAAATCAAACTTGGTAAAATCAAATCTTTTCAAGGTAGTGCTTTGCCTTATGTTACCAATACCGTAGCCCAGGAAATAATTAAAAAGTTTGGGCGTGAAGCATTACTCAAAGCTGGAATGCGGGTACAAACTACAGTAGACACCAACTTTCAATTAATGGCAGAAGACACTATTAAGAAGTGGCATCGAACCCTTGAGAGTGAAGGGATATATAAAAATCAAATGGCTTTAGTAGCTATCGATCCGCGCACGCATTTTGTTAAAGCACTAGTGGGTGGTATTGATGCCAAAACTAGCGAATTCAACCGCGCCACACAAGCACAGCGTCAGCCTGGATCTTCTTTTAAGCCGTTTGTTTACTACACCGCTTTTGCAAGTGGGAAATTCACACCCAATTCCACGATACTAGATACCCCAGTCAGTTATCGAGATGGTAGCGGTTGGTATTATCCACGCAACTATGATAATAGCTTTATGGGAGCAATATCGATTCGTACTGCCGTTGCTCTATCTCGTAATATTCCGGCAATCAAGATTGGTAAAGCTGTAGGGATGGATAAAGTCATTGAAACTTGCCGTACCTTAGGAATTATGAGTCCAATGGTGCCAGTAAGTTCTCTGCCATTGGGTGCAATTGGTGTGACACCACTAGAAATGGCTAGTGCTTATGCAACTTTTGCTAATTATGGCTGGCAATCACCAGCAACGATTATTGCTCGTGTGACTGATAGTAGTGGTAATGTGTTGCTAGATAATACTCCAAAACCACAACTAGTTCTTGACCCTTGGGCATCAGCCGCCACTTTAGATGTGATGCAATCGGTAGTGAACGAGGGAACTGGTAGAGGTGCAGCTATCGGTCGTCCAGTCGCCGGCAAAACTGGTACAACTTCTTCAGAAAAGGATATTTGGTTTATTGGCACTGTACCACAGTTAACTACTGCTATCTGGGTAGGGAGGGATGACAACCGA
The genomic region above belongs to Calothrix sp. NIES-2098 and contains:
- a CDS encoding sodium symporter — its product is MLGAGLGLTIKQIWEPLRSPRLVILSLLTNFILVPSFVYLLVQIVPLSEALKDGLLIMALASGPPALPKLAQIVKGNIAFSVGLMMLLMLGTIFYMPLVLPLVVQGVQINSWDIGKPLLLMMISPLVIGLFIKAKFAAIAPVIQPIFFKLSSSGLLLGLVVRLIIHTNDIIGLLKTGAIFVCAVFIIFSFSVGYLLGGPGVDTQRVLGVGTAQRNFAAALLVGTSNFDDPNVVSIIMVTSILMMMTVLIVGPKFIELDQAQDGDIKQLEISG
- a CDS encoding HAD-superfamily hydrolase subfamily IA, variant 3, which encodes MGKNQFELVIFDCDGVLVDSEPIINRVFAETLTEAGFPITYAEVTQKFIGKSLKTCLEIIETSYNKPLPKNFMELCKEREMAPLEKELKPVPGIIEVLEQITLPKCVASNSSHRHIQMVLKLTGLLHKFDGKIYSVNDVSRPKPFPDVYLYAAEQMNTNPEYCAVIEDSVPGVQAASAAGMTVFGYAHHSDVSRQAAARLRTALFEAGAKIVFNDMGQLSQLL
- a CDS encoding ABC transporter substrate-binding protein yields the protein MFKKWPHQFFSWINQRRLLKSFQQPGIRSFALLFFIGLGLSFAIASCAPSNSANAPAEKPQASKLTVLKMGHQKGMALLNILKAQGSLEKRLQPQGISVTWNEFSSTAPLLEGMGVGAIVFGGGGGTGSVFAQAADKPFVRVAASTSSTRSSAILVKENSPLKTLADLKGKKVAFAKGASSQYMIVRALEKVGLKYTDIQPVYLTPAEALPAFERGDFDAWVIWDPYTAEAERKLRTRLLADNTTVFGEKAAVESPGFYYAGPDFVRDHPDIVKIILQELEKAGSWAKSNYKDSAKLLSKLYKVDLATMNIVEERGGDRKVLPVTDEVLSGLQNMADSFYELKVIPKKIDVKDKKYNWVPDQKW
- a CDS encoding luciferase family protein, which gives rise to MPVEFIGLIRTKPASELNSVPGSLADDIIDPAYVREFAQAHEKGDFDKVLIGYSSSSPDGFTVATHAAAFTERLGFLIAHRPGFVAPTLAARKAATLDHFTNGRIAVHIITGGSDADQQRDGDWLDHDNRYRRTDEYLEIVRRVWTSDTPFDYEGEFYRVKDAFSAIKPLQKPHIPLYFGGASGPAVEVGAKHSNVYALWGEPIAAVKERIAQVKAALPPDRSIRFSVSLRPILGVTEEQAWERARNILGRIQEQRGGVKVAPPARPQAVGSQRLLDFAAKSEIYDKRLWTPIAAATGAAGNTTALVGTPEQVAEALVDYYDAGVTTLLIRGFDPLQDAIDYGREVIPLVRAEVAKRERQAVGVGR
- a CDS encoding glcg protein, which translates into the protein MVQTSTSTRTIELITADTALAAVKAGLKESQNLGANVSIAVYNSLLTLVAFAHGDGAPPHSVETSKRKAQTAASIRRPTGNFADHLAVALPLASGNLLTNLGGGLPIRFGGVHVGAIGVGGGTVEQDIAIAKAALSAIGAEPID
- a CDS encoding alkanesulfonate monooxygenase is translated as MILSHYPGSIVGSDRFLAPTDFPDSPLSQALQQPVLLGLFLPIQAGGWSASRLPRTTDWSFEYNKDLVLKTEALGFDLVFALSQWLPKGGYGGVFNGQALDSFVTTAALTSVTQKIMLISTIHVLYGPIHPLHLAKYGATLDHISGGRWGINVVTGHRAVEHEMFGWNRIEHDHRYELAAEFIEVLQRLWGDNENFSFEGKSSWKLNGAYVTPKPKYGRPVLVNATGSDAGISFAARYSDIVFITSPAGSDFESAIEALPPHTKRVKQAARDIGREVRTLLNPMVISRETERETWEYHDAIVAHADPAAPLGFSRFDSDAHAWKGRVGRDEPKRRAIGGNIEVIGTPEQVVEQFVQLKEAGIDGLQLSFYDFKPDLEFFGDRILPLMKQAGLRL